A single Pseudomonas putida DNA region contains:
- a CDS encoding dipeptidase, with product MSPAELHADSIVIDGLIIAKWNRELFEDMRKGGLTAANCTVSVWEGFKATVDNIAASQKLIRDNSDLVMPVRTTADIRKAKELGKTGILFGFQNAHAFEDQIAYVDVFKQLGVGIVQMCYNTQNLVGTGCYERDGGLSGFGREIVAEMNRVGIMCDLSHVGSKTSEEVILESKKPVCYSHCLPSGLKEHPRNKSDAELKFIADHGGFVGVTMFAPFLAKGIDSTIDDYAEAIEYTMNIVGEDAIGIGTDFTQGHGQDFFEYLTHDKGYARRLTNFGKIINPLGIRTVGEFPNLTETLLKRGHSERVVRKIMGENWVNVLKDVWGE from the coding sequence ATGAGCCCAGCCGAACTTCACGCCGACAGCATCGTCATCGACGGCCTGATCATTGCCAAATGGAACCGCGAGCTGTTCGAGGACATGCGCAAAGGCGGGCTGACTGCGGCCAACTGCACGGTGTCGGTCTGGGAAGGCTTCAAGGCAACCGTCGACAATATCGCTGCCAGCCAGAAGCTCATCCGCGACAACAGCGACCTGGTGATGCCGGTACGTACCACCGCCGACATCCGCAAGGCCAAGGAACTGGGCAAGACCGGCATCCTCTTCGGCTTCCAGAACGCCCATGCGTTCGAAGACCAGATCGCCTACGTCGACGTGTTCAAGCAGCTGGGCGTGGGCATCGTGCAGATGTGCTACAACACCCAGAACCTGGTTGGCACTGGTTGCTACGAGCGTGACGGCGGCCTGTCGGGCTTCGGCCGCGAGATCGTCGCCGAGATGAACCGCGTCGGCATCATGTGCGACCTGTCCCACGTCGGCTCCAAGACGTCCGAGGAAGTCATCCTCGAATCGAAGAAGCCGGTGTGCTATTCCCACTGCCTGCCTTCGGGCCTGAAGGAACACCCCCGCAACAAGTCGGACGCAGAACTGAAGTTCATCGCCGACCACGGCGGCTTCGTCGGCGTGACCATGTTCGCGCCGTTCCTGGCCAAGGGCATCGACTCGACCATCGACGACTACGCCGAGGCCATCGAGTACACCATGAACATTGTCGGTGAAGACGCCATCGGTATCGGTACCGACTTCACCCAGGGCCACGGCCAGGACTTCTTCGAGTACCTGACCCACGACAAGGGTTACGCCCGTCGCCTGACCAACTTCGGCAAGATCATCAACCCGCTGGGCATTCGCACTGTCGGCGAATTCCCCAACCTCACCGAGACCCTGCTCAAGCGCGGCCATTCCGAGCGCGTGGTACGCAAGATCATGGGCGAGAACTGGGTCAACGTCCTCAAGGACGTCTGGGGCGAGTAA
- a CDS encoding DUF5943 domain-containing protein, with product MAKIAPQLPIEVDSETGVWTSDALPMLYVPRHFFVNNHIGIEEVLGADAYAEILYKAGYKSAWHWCEKEAECHGLEGVAVFEHYMKRLSQRGWGLFEIQDIDLDKGTCSVKLKHSAFVYVYGKCGRKVDYMFTGWFAGAMDQILAARGSKIRTVAEQVYGGSEEGHEDGLFVTKPL from the coding sequence ATGGCCAAGATCGCCCCGCAATTGCCAATCGAAGTCGACAGCGAGACCGGTGTCTGGACCAGCGACGCCCTGCCGATGCTGTATGTGCCGCGCCATTTCTTCGTCAACAACCACATCGGCATCGAGGAAGTACTGGGCGCCGACGCCTATGCCGAGATCCTCTACAAGGCCGGCTACAAATCCGCCTGGCACTGGTGCGAGAAGGAAGCCGAGTGCCATGGCCTGGAAGGCGTGGCGGTGTTTGAGCACTACATGAAGCGCCTGAGCCAGCGTGGCTGGGGCCTGTTCGAGATCCAGGACATCGACCTGGATAAAGGCACCTGCAGCGTCAAGCTCAAGCACTCCGCGTTCGTGTACGTCTATGGCAAGTGCGGGCGCAAGGTCGACTACATGTTCACCGGCTGGTTCGCCGGCGCCATGGACCAGATTCTCGCTGCCCGCGGCAGCAAGATCCGCACCGTGGCCGAGCAGGTCTATGGCGGGTCGGAAGAGGGCCACGAAGATGGCCTGTTCGTCACAAAGCCGTTGTAA
- the dgcA gene encoding dimethylglycine demethylation protein DgcA: protein MAFEAMFQPIQIGKLTIRNRVLSTAHAEVYATDGGMTTDRYVKYYEEKAKGGIGLAICGGSSVVAIDSPQEWWASVNLSTDRIIPHFQNLADAMHKHGAKIMIQITHMGRRSRWDGFNWPTLMSPSGIREPVHRATCKTIEVEEIWRVIGNYAQAARRAKEGGLDGVELSAVHQHMIDQFWSPRVNKRTDEWGGTFEGRMKFGLEVLKAVRAEVGDDFCVGMRICGDEFHPDGLSHEDMKQIAAYYDATGMLDFIGVVGSGCDTHNTLANVIPNMSYPPEPFLHLAAGIKEVVKVPVLHAQNIKDPNQATRILEGGYVDMVGMTRAHMADPHLIAKIKMGQIDQIKQCVGANYCIDRQYQGLDVLCIQNAATSREYMGVPHIIEKTTGVKRKVVVVGAGPAGMEAARVAAERGHDVTLFEKKDQIGGQITIAAKAPQRDQIAGITRWYQLELARLKVDLRLGTAADVATIQDLRPDVIVLAVGGHSFLEQNEHWGAAEGLVVSSWDVLDGKVAPGKNVLVYDTICEFTGMSVADFIADKGSQVEIVTDDIKPGVAMGGTTFPTYYRSMYPKEVIMTGDMMLEKVYREGDKLVAVLENEYTGAKEERVVDQVVVENGVRPDEQLYYALKEGSRNKGQIDVEALFAIKPQPILSQPGEGYLLYRIGDCVAQRNVHAAIYDALRLCKDF, encoded by the coding sequence ATGGCATTCGAAGCAATGTTCCAGCCGATCCAGATCGGCAAACTGACCATCCGCAACCGCGTGCTCAGCACCGCGCACGCCGAGGTCTACGCCACTGACGGCGGCATGACTACCGACCGCTACGTGAAGTATTACGAGGAAAAGGCCAAGGGCGGCATCGGCCTGGCGATCTGCGGCGGCTCGTCCGTTGTTGCCATCGACAGCCCGCAGGAGTGGTGGGCGTCGGTCAACCTGTCGACCGACCGCATCATCCCGCACTTCCAGAACCTCGCTGACGCCATGCACAAGCACGGCGCCAAGATCATGATCCAGATTACCCACATGGGCCGCCGCTCACGCTGGGACGGCTTCAACTGGCCGACCCTGATGTCGCCGTCGGGCATCCGTGAACCCGTGCACCGCGCCACCTGCAAGACCATCGAGGTGGAAGAGATCTGGCGCGTGATCGGCAACTACGCGCAGGCTGCACGTCGGGCCAAAGAAGGCGGCCTGGACGGCGTGGAACTGTCGGCCGTGCACCAGCACATGATCGACCAGTTCTGGAGCCCGCGGGTCAACAAGCGCACCGACGAATGGGGCGGCACGTTCGAGGGCCGCATGAAGTTCGGCCTGGAAGTGCTCAAGGCCGTGCGTGCCGAAGTTGGCGACGACTTCTGCGTGGGCATGCGTATCTGCGGTGACGAGTTCCACCCCGATGGCCTCAGCCATGAGGACATGAAGCAGATCGCGGCGTACTACGACGCCACCGGGATGCTCGACTTCATCGGTGTGGTCGGCTCAGGCTGCGATACCCACAACACCCTGGCCAACGTCATCCCCAACATGAGCTACCCGCCGGAGCCGTTCCTGCACCTGGCGGCCGGCATCAAGGAAGTGGTCAAGGTCCCGGTGCTGCACGCGCAGAACATCAAGGACCCGAACCAGGCCACGCGTATTCTGGAAGGCGGCTACGTCGACATGGTCGGCATGACCCGTGCGCACATGGCCGACCCGCACCTGATCGCCAAGATCAAGATGGGCCAGATCGACCAGATCAAGCAATGCGTCGGTGCCAACTACTGCATCGACCGCCAGTACCAGGGCCTGGATGTGCTGTGCATCCAGAACGCTGCGACCTCCCGTGAATACATGGGCGTGCCACACATCATCGAGAAGACCACCGGCGTCAAGCGCAAGGTGGTGGTGGTTGGCGCCGGCCCGGCCGGCATGGAAGCGGCTCGCGTGGCGGCCGAACGCGGCCACGACGTGACCCTGTTCGAGAAGAAAGACCAGATCGGCGGGCAGATCACCATCGCCGCCAAGGCCCCGCAGCGTGACCAGATTGCCGGTATCACCCGCTGGTACCAGCTGGAGCTGGCGCGCCTGAAGGTGGACCTGCGCCTGGGCACCGCTGCGGACGTGGCCACTATCCAGGACCTGCGCCCTGATGTGATCGTGCTGGCCGTGGGCGGGCATTCGTTCCTGGAGCAGAACGAGCACTGGGGCGCCGCCGAAGGCTTGGTGGTCAGCAGCTGGGACGTGCTCGACGGCAAGGTCGCGCCGGGCAAGAACGTGCTGGTGTACGACACCATCTGCGAATTCACCGGCATGTCGGTGGCCGACTTCATTGCCGACAAGGGCAGCCAGGTGGAGATCGTCACCGACGACATCAAGCCAGGCGTGGCCATGGGCGGTACCACCTTCCCGACCTACTACCGCAGCATGTACCCGAAAGAAGTGATCATGACCGGCGACATGATGCTGGAAAAGGTCTACCGCGAAGGCGACAAGCTGGTGGCGGTACTGGAGAACGAATACACCGGCGCCAAGGAAGAACGCGTGGTCGACCAGGTGGTGGTGGAAAACGGCGTGCGTCCGGACGAGCAGCTGTATTACGCGCTGAAGGAAGGTTCGCGCAACAAGGGCCAGATCGACGTGGAGGCGCTGTTCGCCATCAAGCCACAGCCGATCCTCAGCCAGCCGGGCGAGGGCTACCTGCTTTACCGCATCGGCGACTGCGTGGCCCAGCGCAACGTGCATGCGGCGATCTACGACGCCTTGCGCCTGTGCAAGGACTTCTGA